The following is a genomic window from Bacteroidia bacterium.
GTGAGCGCCTGGATGGCGAGGCCTTCCTCCGGTGGTTGACGCATTCGCGCGTCCCGGCGGCGCTAGGCAGGATACTCTCCGTTTCCGCTGCGCTAGCAGTGGTTAATGTCGCGCTGTTTCTCGCATGGGGTTATGGTTTGCTCCCGCCATGGTTTCTGATCTCCCTTTTTCTGTACGCCGTACTGTACTTCCGAAATGTGGGAATTCGTGATACGTTTATCGATGCTGCGGTTCGGTTCGATGATGAACTCAGTAAGCTGGTTACGGTTTTTCACTTTCTGGAGCGGGCGAACACAGGCAGCAGCGAAGCGCAAGCGGAACTTCTCCGACCGTTTCGCGACGCATTCATGCGCCCATCCCGCCACATCCGTCGCGTGCGTGTGGATGTGATCGCGGCGGGGCTCAGTATGAATCCCGTTATGATGGTACTGTTGAATCTCCTGTTGCCTTGGGACTTTTTCTTCGCTCAGCGGCTCGAAAAGAAGCGCGCAGAGCTTGCAACGGTGGCCCCTGTCTGGCTCACCGCCATGCATCGTCTCGAGGCGCTTCAGTCCCTCGCGAACTACGGTTGGCTGTTCCCCGATACCACATTTCCGCATCTCCAGCAGGGACAGGATACCGGTGCTGCGTTTGTCGCAAAATCACTGGGCCATCCTTTGCTTCCGCATTCGACGCGGACTCGGAACGATGTTTCGCTTGCTGGGAACAGAGACATCCTCCTCATCACGGGATCGAACATGTCCGGAAAGAGCACACTGCTGCGGACAATAGGGGTATCTGCCGTCCTGGCACTGGCCGGGGCGCCGGTCGATGCGCACAGTCTCACACTGAAATCGCTGCGGCTGTTCACCTGCATCCATATCAGTGACTCGCTCAGAGATGGTGTCTCGTACTTTTATGCGGAAGTGAAACGACTCCGTCGTCTCCTCGATCTGCTTCGTGAGGACAACGGACAACCGACTATTTTTCTTATCGACGAGATGTTTCGGGGTACGAACACGCGCGAACGTCACGAGGGCGGAGAAGCATTTATTCGTGAGCTGATCCGCCTCCAGGCGTCTGGGGTGATTTCGACGCATGATATTGCTCTCACGAACATTGCCGATGTCGTGCCGGGGGTACGGAATATGCATTTTCGCGAAGCGATTACGGACGGACGAATGACCTTTGATTACACGCTTCGCTCAGGTCCCTGCCCGACCACCAACGCGCTTGTGATCATGCGGCTTGAAGGATTGCCGGTGCCTGATGACGCGGTGGCGGATTATTGAAAATCCATGCCGTCCGTCTCTCCCGTACTCGGCACTACCCGCGATCCATGAACGCGAGCATGACGCGAATTTCCGCATAGCTGATGGAGGAATCCACCACGGCTTTGATGCGTTTGAGATTCCTGTCGCGAAGATTCATCACGGCACCCTGAATCTCTTTTTGATGCGCCGCGGGGACAAGCGTATCTATCGGAAGTGCGACGCCTTGCCTGATGAGATCGGCGAGTTGATTGGAAACAACTCCGGCGGTAATGCCACGCTCAATAGCGATGGTGTCAATGGAAAGTCCACGCACGGCACATTCCCAGATAGCGCGGAGCGATGGAGAAATATCCTTGATCGCGTTGGCATCGTTCTTCATCGCGGCGTTCACGGCGTTCTCATGAAGGTGATCGCGGATTGTCGTCAGCAATTCGCGTCCGCATTTCTGGAAGGTGATGGGCCCCATGCCGTCGATGGCGAGGCATTCCTCGCGGGATGAGGGAGGATGGTTCGCCATTGCGCGCAGTACACGCTCAGGAATCAGAACATGCGATGGAAGGTTGAGCCGGGCGGCCACGCGGCGCCGTGTAGATCGTAATGCTTCGTACAGAGCGAGATTGGCGATGTCCGCTCCCGACGCTTCCTCCGCCGTGGGAATGTCCATGAGAGGAACGGAGTAGCCGAGCACACCGCGACCAGCTTCGGTAAGATACACGGAAGGTCGCACACCCTCCGTCCTCGCCAGCCAGCCCTGCCCGATCAAGGCATCGAGAGCTTCAAGTATCACAACCTTGTCGAAATGACGAAGCTTCCCGTAGCTGCCGGCCCGAAACAAACGGTACTCTGTAATACGACGGGTTTTCGCTCCCCTCAGGATATCTGCAAGTGTCAGGCGGCCGAAGCGCCCTCCTGTTTCAGCTGCACAATGTAGTATATGCCGGCCTCCTTCCTCTACCGCAAGACGCGAAGTTCCATCCTCGAGAGTGATCACCGTGGAGGTGCAGACATCGCACTTCCCGCATACACCGGAAATATCGCTTTCCTGAAAGTATTGGAGAATCATGTTTCGTCTGCACGCCGACGAACTGATGTACATCTCCACTGCTCGCAGCTTCTCGAGTTGATGCTGCATGCGTCGTTCGATGGCGCTGTAGTCCACCGGAAGGTCGGGAGCGGAGATGCGCGGACCGAGCAGGGCGATGCCGGAACCTTTGCGCCCGGGTACGAAATCGATAATGCGCTCCGCATGGAGTTCCTGAAGTATCGGGAGAATCTCTTCGACCGGCGACTCCGCAGCATCAGTCAGCTCGTCCAGAAACAGAGGCGTGGGTTCATAGAATGCCTCAGCACCCGCACGACGCAGGAGTGACACCGCAACAGGCTGCTGCATGGCGGAGGCGGATTCGATAAGCCACTGACGCATCGTGTCGTGATCAAGCAGAAAGCGAACAGTGGATCCGACCCAGCTCTCGGTGATACGCCGTACGTGTCCATCCCGCTCGAGTACGTCCAGCGCGCCGCGCACTGCGGATTCGCTGACACTGCCGATCGAATCAGCGAGTGCCGAAGCCGTCATAGCGAGAAGCCCGTGATACGTTTGACCGAGAGGCGTGCCAGCCAGACGGTGGAGCTCGGAATACACACGTTGGATGACGGCCTTGTCAGGGAAAGTGTTCCGGATAAAAAACTCCGGCAAGCCGCGATCCTTGGGATGGAACAGCAGCACACAGCTGCTCTCCTTGCCGTCGCGTCCCGCTCGTCCGGCTTCCTGATAATACTGCTCGAGTGTGCCTGGCATATCATGATGCACTACGAAACGCACATCGGCCTTGTCGATCCCCATGCCAAAGGCGGTGGTTGCCACAATGATACGGGTCGCTCCGCACATGAAGCGTTCCTGGACTTGCGCGCGCTGCGCGGAATCCAACCCTGCATGGTATGGCTCGGCGGGTATACCATGCTGCCGAAGTACGAGGGCGAGTTCTTCAACCGTGTTTCGTGTCCCGGCATAGACAATCCCGACATCGCCCCCGGAGCAGAGCCGGAATATTTCATCTCGCTTATTGACACCCTTCATGACACGGAATGTGAGATTGGGACGGTCGAAGCCGCGAACAATAATTTCCGGATCTTCGAGCCCAAGTTGCGTCTGGATGTCGAGACGTACATCAGGTGTGGCCGTGGCCGTGAGCGCCACCACTTGTGGTCGTCCGAGTTCCTCGATGGCAGATCTCAGTTTCTTGTAGCTCGGCCTGAAATCGTGTCCCCATTCACTGATGCAATGTGCTTCATCCACCGCAAGCATACCGATCTTCACCCCCTTGATGCGTTGAAGAAACGCAGGGCTTTCGAAGCGCTCGGGAGCGACGTACATCAGCTTGTACCAACCGCCGCGCGCTTTCTCGAGACGTGCGATAAGCTCCCGGTGATCAATGACCGAGTTAATGAACGTCGATGGTATGCGCACCCGGTCGAGTGCGGAAACCTGATCCTGCATGAGCGAGATGAGCGGCGATACGACGATGGTCAGTCCATCACGTAGAATAGCGGGTATCTGGTAGCAGATGGACTTCCCACCCCCGGTCGGCATGATGGCGATGGTATCTCTCCCGGAAAGGATGGTGCGGACGATGTGATCCTGTCCCGTTCGAAAACCCGGATAGCCGAAGTGGCGGTGTAAGGCCTCTACGGCATCCTCAAAGGCAACCTGTTCAGTCATGACAAAACTCCCTAAGTATGTGATGTGTCTGCATAAGTGTACAAAGCGGTTTTTTCTGTCGGGTCTGGCCTCCGATACGATGGTTCATTGTTCGATGTGGTATCAAGGACGTACACGTATGGCAATACGGTTGCTCCCTCCGTACAAACGGTAATTGGTGTCGGTCAAAAACGTGGACAAAGCTTCATGCAGCCTCTGACACCACCTGCGAATTCACACCGGTGTTCATGGGCAGTGAGCAGGGAGAGCGCAAGAAGTACTACAAACGAAGACGGATACGCGTCACCCCTCGACCGGAAGCTCTTCGGTCGCATAGGATGGATAGTACGGCTCAAGCTCCTTGGACATGAACTTCGTCACCGCAAGAATGACACCAAGGTCATCGAGGTAACCGATCAATGGAGCGACATCAGGAACAGTATCCAGCGGTGAGATGAAATACAGGAGTGCTCCGACAACAATGGTCTTCTTCTGCCAGGCGACGCGCTCGTCGAGGAAATAGCGGAAAAGAGCCAGCAAATCCTGTGCGAATCGGAGCTTATGGCCGACCTTCTCAAGCTTTCCCTCAAAGCGCTCCACAACCGTGTGTGATTGTCTCCGATACGTCTGTTCGTCCTGCTCCCCGCTCAGGTCATACCCGTCGAAAAAATCATCCAGCTCCTTGTCCATGGCACCCTCAGAATGATACTGCGTGAGCTAACAACAGACTAAAATAGGTCTGACATTTTCAGCATACAAGGGCAAATTCCGTGGATACAATTGATGGCGCACAGTGGGTTGATGGAGTGCCCGATACCATTCGTGATTCCTGCCGTGAAATGCACAACGCAGGCAATTTCTCCAGTACCGTTAAAAAAGAAAACACCCCGTGAAGGAGTGTTCTCTTGTATAGGAGATGGATGAGCGTCAATGATTCATACGGAGACGGTCGATGAAATCTGAAAGGGGTCGGAGAATACTTAAGAAGAAAGTATGCACATGGCTGTTGTCGTGCCTGTGAATATTAGGCATTGGTATCACCGCCAATCGCTCGCGATTTCCGCGATTCATTCTTGCTTCGGTGATCATTTGCTGTCCAATCATGTCAAACTCCGTCAAAAAACTTTCGAACGTCGAAAGCACAAGATATACAGCAAAAACCGGACCAAAAGCGTAAATGCTGATTTCGGTTGTTTTTTGGTGGTTTGTAGCGGAGAAATAGTGAAAATGCGTGACATCTCGTGAAATTTATTCACGAAAATGGTTTCAATAATTTGATTCGTCCTTCCACAAAACGATGCGCCAGGGATACGTGGTGCTCTCCCGTCGTAAATCGAGGCGTACCTTCCCATCTACGCGAACGATGTCGTTGGCGTTGAAGGTGACTGTCAGGTTAAAGCTTCTCGTGACACTGCTGACGAGCGAATCCCCTGAAAATCCGGCGATATTGTTCCAGATCAGGTTCAGATTATGAGCATTCCTGAACAGCTGAGCAGTGATACGCATTTCTTCGTCACGTCCCCAACTTTCGTCGACAAGTCGCTCATAGTCCCTGTAGGTGAAAACAAAGTCGGATGCCAGCAATCCGCCGTAAATAGTGGTGTCTTTGAAGGTATACGCGTAGCGAAAATTCTGGAAGACGCCTTCGATCGTGGTCTGATCAGAAATCAGTGCGTCGCCTTCAGGCTGGGTCTCATCAAGTGCCGGTGCAAAAGGATTGCAAGCGCAGAGAAACGCCACCCCGAGGAAAATCGCGAGAATCAGTTTGCGAAACGACCTTTCCATTCGCTCCAGCTCGTCTGATCGGTGTGCGGAATGTCGGTCCAGCGTGTAATACTCCAGATGGAGCTGCGGTCTGTCCTGAGAACGAATTGTACGTTGCCTTTCACATTTTCCGTGACACCCGGGACGCCATGCCGGAAAAGCAAATCGTAGCTGCCTTCGTAGACAGCCGAGTCGGAAGCCAGGACCACAAACGCTCCGCTGAATGTGAGGCGCGAAGTCGCAGCACTGCCGGTGAAAGCAACGAGCGCGGCGAAATAGGAGCGTTCAGACTGCACAGTCCAGCCTGAAAACGTGGAAGCGTATCTTCCTGCTGCCGCAGCTGTGGGAAGGAAGAGGAAACGAACACCAGAATTGACCGTATCGGCAAGACAACGGATGTAATTCTCGGTATTTTTCTCGCTGACAGAGTACTCGAGGTTGCTGAGGACGAGATCGGGGGAGGTGGGCGGAACGAAGGTAGAACTGCCCGACGCCGGAGGTTCGGGATCACGCGTTTCGAATAATCCGCAACCAGTGACTCCGCACATGAGCAGAGCTATGAACCATATTGTGCGGCGATCTGTTGCGATGCTGGAAGTCATGGGACGCGGGCGAACATGATACAGCGTGGGGAAGAGGGTCCGTACGGATCGCCACGGTAGTCGCCGAAGACGCTTTCGAGTGAAAATCCATACTGCGGCAACATACACCGAAAATCCTCAAGTGTAAACAGGCGTACGGACTCCCTGAATTCTCTCTTCCTCCCGCCGCTCTGGACCACAATATGTTTCTCGACGCGTCCGTTCTCGATTTTTCTTTCCTGCTCTATTGTTGCCCCATCAATTTCGGTACGAGTGTACGGTTCGAGAGTATGAGACAATCCGGTCGCGTTAAGAAAATCAAGCATATACCAGCCGCCGCTCCGCAAGCAGCCACGAACCTGCCGTAACACGGAAAAATTTTCCTCATCCGTCGGGAAATAGCCGAAGGCGGTGAAAAGTTGAAGGACTGCGGCAACCGATGCCGACAAGGGGATGTGGCGCATGTCCGCGCGTACAAGTTGCAAGGTGGATGAAAAACGGCGGGTCTTGCGCTGTGCGTCTGCGATCAGAGTTGGAGAAAGGTCTGCCGCGATAACGTGATATCCCCGACGTGCAAGTTCGAATGCATGACGTCCCGTCCCGCAGGCAAGGTCGAGAAGAGGACCAACCCCTGAATGGAGCGATGTGATGTTCTGAAACAGGTCAATGGCCTGGCGAGCCTCTGCCGCATCTCTGTGTGCGTAGAGATGCATGTACAGTTCATCGGCGAACCAATGTTTGAACCAGGCCATACATCATCTCATAACGAAATGCGACCCTCGAAGGCGCGAGATATGGTAGCGGCGTCTGTAAATTCAAGATCGCTGCCCATCGGTATACCACGAGCAATGCGCGTGACAGTGACACCGAGCGGTTTAAGCAAACGGGAGAGATAGAGTGTCGTCGCTTCTCCCTCGACGTTGGGATTCATTGCGAGAATGACTTCCGTAACATCCTGACGCGCACGGTCGAGGAGTTCGCGAATACGAAGATCCTCCGGCCCTATACCCTCAAGCGGGGAAAGGCTACCCCCGAGCACATGATACATACCCCGGAATTCATTACTGCGTTCGATGGCAAACACATCGTTCGACTCCTCCACGACACAGATGCACGTGCGGTCGCGGCGCGTGCTTGAGCAAATACTACAAGGATCATTTTCGGTGATATTGCAGCAAACCGAGCACGTGCGAATACGGTCCTTCACCTCGATAAGCGACCGCGCCATTCGCTCGACATCTTCCCGCGACAATTTCAGCACATGCAGCGCAAGCCGCTGGGCGGTCTTTCTGCCGATGCCGGGCAATCGGGAGAACTCGCTGATCAGGGCATCGAGTGACGGCGACGTACTCAGCATGCCTTCAAAGCCCCAAATTACCAAGGTTGAGGCCGGGAATGTTCGGAAGCATCCCGGAAGTCGCTTTCCCCATCTCGTCCTGCGCGAGTTTTTGCGACTCAGCGATCGCTTTGTTCACGGCGGAGAGGATGAGATCCTCGAGCAGCTCCACGTCGTCCTGTGAAACAACACTCTTGTCTATCGCGATTTTCCGTACCTCCTGCTTGCCGTTGATAGTGACGCGCACCATGCCGGCGCCGACCTCCACGGTGGTTTCAAGGCTGCGCAGCTTGTCCTGCACATCGCGCATGCGTGTTTGTAGCTCCTGCACTTTCGCGAGCATGTCTTGCATATTGAGACTCATGAGAAATCGTCCTGTCGTTACATATACCTGAGTGAATCCGGATGCATCGAGTTTTTCAACTCAGGATCCGGCGATGGTGATGCGCATTTCAAGGCCGCCTTCGTGAATGGTTGTGCCCGGAATGCGTGAACCGGCCTCGGCATCCGGTTTGGTGCGTTGATAGCGGTAGAACAGTGACGCCTGAACGCGCTGACTGATGGAATACCGCACGCGCGGTTCAATGGTGATGCGCGTCGTACCTTCGCGGGGCTGTCCGCCACTCCCGAGATCGTTGATGCTGTATATGCGAGCAGCGTTTTTCGCCAGACTGAAAGCGAGACTGAAGTTGATATCGTTCTTCAAGGTCAATCCGAACATGGGCATGTCGAAACCAGTCTTTTTGAACTCGGAGGTCATGGTGATTTCGTCCATGTTGTCTTCGGTGATGTTACTGGCCGATGTATTGAGGCCGAAAGTCCCCTTCTTGCTCCAGCGGGTCTGCACGCTCAAATCGCCACCCCAAATCTGGTTGAAGCCGAGCTGAATGCCGATAAGCGGTTGGAAATTGTACCCGACCTGTTTGGTTTCGGTGATGCGCGAACCGTCGTCCTGACTCAGCCGCCAGCTGTCACCGTACGAGGAGGAGTACCGATGTTCCAACGAAATGCGGTCTGCGAGACCTGCGAGAAGGCTCCATTTTTCGACGCCGTCCCAGCGAATACCCCAGTTGACACGAGGGAGGAAATTCGCAAGAATCGCGTTGAGCCAGGGAATAGCCTCGAAGCCGTCCTCAAACGCTTGACCCAGCTTTTCGGATTCGGTGCGTCCGTCCGATGCGTCGTTGAGCAGTTCCTGGAATCGTTCGTTGACGGCATTCATGTTGGTGTTGAAATAGCTGAAGAACATGAAATCCGGAAAGGCCAGGAAGGAGCGCTCGAGTTTCCCGCTCGTCGTGACGCTCGTGATGATCTGTTCGCCCAGATCCGTGGTTCGTATCTGATAATTCTTGTTGATCGACCAGCGCAAATCCCAGGTAAGATCCAAGCGGGCGCCTTCCCAGAGCGGACGATTTGTCTTGATGGAGAAGGTATTGGATTGCGCGTAATTATCTGCAAAGGTTCCGGTCGGATTTGGCGCCCGCAAGCCCCGTCGGTAATCTTCGATGCCGATGAAAGGAAAACTGCTGCGGAAAGCAAGCCGTCCGGAGGAAGGATTCGGATCACTTATGAGGCCGAGCTGATAGAGTTGCGAAGGACCGACGTCGGCATTGGGCGGATTGCCGAAGGGGTTGCTTGTCCAGAACGTGCTGAAACCGGTTTGGCCGCGTACGCCGCCAACGGTGCTGCTGTTGTTCTGCGCAAACGTGAAGCCGAGATTATCGAAATCGAGGAAGGGAACCTTGATACCGTAGTACAAAATGTCGCCTAGTGTGCCAAAAACAGCCGAGGCTGGATTCCACCCTCCTGCGGACTCTGCACCTTCTTCGCCTTCCGGTTCCACCTCGTTGCGCAACAGCCCGATTGCACGCTTACGAACAAGCTGAATTTCTTCATTGAGTTTGACAAGCCGTTCAATGTCTTCGTCACCTTTGGCATTTGCCTTCATGTCGCGCATTTGGCTTTCCTGCTCGACGACGGGACGGAGCTTCTCAATCTCGCGCGCGAAGCGCGCCGGATCACGCTCTTCAAGACGTTGCAGCAACTCACGGAGCGGGAGATTCTCGATACGCTCGGAGTCGTCGCCGGTGTCCTCGGGTGGCGATTCGGGTTGAACCGTACGTCTTCCGGGCATTGGTTTCCTGTCGGGGACGGGAGCGGTTGTGCCGCTCTTGCCGAAGAGCGGTTCAAACATCTGGCGAAGCTTGACATTGAGCGTCGAATTGATGCTCGCGTTGTAGCTCGCTGTCCGACCCTGGTCGGCTTGCTGAATATTCTGCTGCCAGTTGTAAGACACTGTGTAGCCCGCGCTCAGGTCGATGAAGCGGTCGAGATTGAGAATGCGCGGTATTGCGGGTCGACTCTGGAGCGAGAATTGCTGCTGATAATTTGTGGGTGGACCGAGGTTAATTCCACCGTTTTTGAAAAAGATGTCACCGAAAATCGCCGAGCTTTGCCGTTGCGTGACGACAGGGATACCGAATTCATCGAGAACGGCATCGCCATTTTCATCGAATACCTGCTCCGTTTCGAGCCCGAGCAGCGAGGTGCGAATATTGGAACCGATACTGCCGCTGAGGTTGAGCAGACTCGCTTCCGAAAGGGTGAAACCCAGATTCGCGGATCGGCCGTGTGTAAACGTACGCGTGTATGGCCGGAAACGGACAGGGAAGCGTTCTACCTCTTCGATGCGCGAACGCTCGAGCGTGGCATCGGTACTCACGCGGGACGGCAGATAGTACCACTTCGCGTCGCGATATGCGTCGAGCAGAAATACGCCGTCAAAGATTTTTTTGAACGGCTGGACGTAGGAGTCGCGATTGAAATCGTACCCATAACCCACACGCGCCTGCCATTGCCAATTTCGGCGAGAACGGTAGACGGGGCTGCGAAAACGCGTTATGGAATAGTTATAACTCATCTCGAGGCGGTTGACCACATCCTGAATCAGCCAACTCTCACCCGGGGCTTTCAAGCGCACAGTGGGGATAGCCCAACTGTCGCGGATTTCCAAGGTCTGTGTTGCGATGCGGGCATTGCGAACCTCGGTGTCAATTTCGCGCTGGGATTTCCCCTCGTTGCGAAGCTTGTCGGCCAGCGCCGACACCGACGCTTCCACCTCGACGTCAGGGTTGTCCGCGAGCAACAAGGGTTTGCTGAGGTTTTCCGCATGCGAGTACGTCACGCGCACCTGCGTCCCTTTCCAGTCCTGCGGAAAGACGCGATCGATGTTCAGTGTCGTGTTCATGCTCCACGCCGTCGTCCATGCGCGGCTTGCACTGAAACGCTCGGATATGCCGTGGAAATACGGATCGGTATGGGAGACGCTCCCGCTGATATCGGCAATGTCCGCCAAACGGAGGTTCATGGAGGCATTGTAGGCGTAGCCGATTTTGGTGTTGGGCTGGATGACGCGGAGCTCGTTGATCCAGACATTGCCGCTGATGTCACGGGCGTCTTTATTACGGACACCGACGGAAATGAATTGCACGCGGACGATGTCGGGATTCCCGTACACCCAGAAACGCGCATTGGGATTGGTGCGTGTGGGGAAATCGTCATACCCGGAGTTTTCGTCAATGACCGCCTTGATGGCCGTCAGCTCGGAAAAATCAATATCTACCTCGTTCTCGGATGCCCAGCGTGCAGAGATTGGTGCGCGGTATTCGTAGTAATTTGCCGTGTCGATACCAAAGCGCATCACCAGCTCGTACGTCGTGCCCTCCAGCTGTGGATCACCGTGGACGTACATTTTCAGGCGGCGGTAGTTGAACAGGTCGATACCGGTGCCCGGGAAGAGACGGTAGGCCTCGCGCAGCGTATCGGGCTCGAGATTGTCGAAACGGAGATTCAGAGACTGTTCATTGCCGAAAATCTGTTGATCCGGTCGGGTGCGATCGCGGGGACGGATGACGCCGGGAGGGACGTCATATTCCGGATTGTCCTCGACATTGACCA
Proteins encoded in this region:
- a CDS encoding YkvA family protein, with translation MDKELDDFFDGYDLSGEQDEQTYRRQSHTVVERFEGKLEKVGHKLRFAQDLLALFRYFLDERVAWQKKTIVVGALLYFISPLDTVPDVAPLIGYLDDLGVILAVTKFMSKELEPYYPSYATEELPVEG
- a CDS encoding RecQ family ATP-dependent DNA helicase — translated: MTEQVAFEDAVEALHRHFGYPGFRTGQDHIVRTILSGRDTIAIMPTGGGKSICYQIPAILRDGLTIVVSPLISLMQDQVSALDRVRIPSTFINSVIDHRELIARLEKARGGWYKLMYVAPERFESPAFLQRIKGVKIGMLAVDEAHCISEWGHDFRPSYKKLRSAIEELGRPQVVALTATATPDVRLDIQTQLGLEDPEIIVRGFDRPNLTFRVMKGVNKRDEIFRLCSGGDVGIVYAGTRNTVEELALVLRQHGIPAEPYHAGLDSAQRAQVQERFMCGATRIIVATTAFGMGIDKADVRFVVHHDMPGTLEQYYQEAGRAGRDGKESSCVLLFHPKDRGLPEFFIRNTFPDKAVIQRVYSELHRLAGTPLGQTYHGLLAMTASALADSIGSVSESAVRGALDVLERDGHVRRITESWVGSTVRFLLDHDTMRQWLIESASAMQQPVAVSLLRRAGAEAFYEPTPLFLDELTDAAESPVEEILPILQELHAERIIDFVPGRKGSGIALLGPRISAPDLPVDYSAIERRMQHQLEKLRAVEMYISSSACRRNMILQYFQESDISGVCGKCDVCTSTVITLEDGTSRLAVEEGGRHILHCAAETGGRFGRLTLADILRGAKTRRITEYRLFRAGSYGKLRHFDKVVILEALDALIGQGWLARTEGVRPSVYLTEAGRGVLGYSVPLMDIPTAEEASGADIANLALYEALRSTRRRVAARLNLPSHVLIPERVLRAMANHPPSSREECLAIDGMGPITFQKCGRELLTTIRDHLHENAVNAAMKNDANAIKDISPSLRAIWECAVRGLSIDTIAIERGITAGVVSNQLADLIRQGVALPIDTLVPAAHQKEIQGAVMNLRDRNLKRIKAVVDSSISYAEIRVMLAFMDRG
- a CDS encoding methyltransferase domain-containing protein, which codes for MAWFKHWFADELYMHLYAHRDAAEARQAIDLFQNITSLHSGVGPLLDLACGTGRHAFELARRGYHVIAADLSPTLIADAQRKTRRFSSTLQLVRADMRHIPLSASVAAVLQLFTAFGYFPTDEENFSVLRQVRGCLRSGGWYMLDFLNATGLSHTLEPYTRTEIDGATIEQERKIENGRVEKHIVVQSGGRKREFRESVRLFTLEDFRCMLPQYGFSLESVFGDYRGDPYGPSSPRCIMFARVP
- a CDS encoding YbaB/EbfC family nucleoid-associated protein is translated as MSLNMQDMLAKVQELQTRMRDVQDKLRSLETTVEVGAGMVRVTINGKQEVRKIAIDKSVVSQDDVELLEDLILSAVNKAIAESQKLAQDEMGKATSGMLPNIPGLNLGNLGL
- the recR gene encoding recombination mediator RecR, with translation MLSTSPSLDALISEFSRLPGIGRKTAQRLALHVLKLSREDVERMARSLIEVKDRIRTCSVCCNITENDPCSICSSTRRDRTCICVVEESNDVFAIERSNEFRGMYHVLGGSLSPLEGIGPEDLRIRELLDRARQDVTEVILAMNPNVEGEATTLYLSRLLKPLGVTVTRIARGIPMGSDLEFTDAATISRAFEGRISL